In a genomic window of Roseiflexus castenholzii DSM 13941:
- a CDS encoding adenylosuccinate synthetase: MIRYNSGPQAAHRVVALEPQPREHIVSQFGSGTFAAAETYLSRFMLIDPLAMAAEERHLYEMSVNDAFLRTAIDERALVITPFQHTINHLSEIARGAPWQLRHGDR; this comes from the coding sequence ATGATACGTTATAACAGCGGGCCACAGGCGGCGCATCGCGTCGTCGCTCTTGAACCGCAACCGCGCGAGCACATTGTTTCGCAGTTCGGTAGCGGAACCTTTGCCGCAGCAGAAACGTATCTGTCGCGCTTTATGCTGATCGATCCGCTCGCCATGGCTGCCGAAGAGCGTCACCTATACGAAATGAGTGTGAATGATGCCTTTCTGCGCACCGCTATCGACGAGCGCGCATTGGTTATCACGCCGTTTCAGCACACAATCAATCATCTATCGGAGATCGCGCGCGGCGCGCCCTGGCAGTTGCGGCATGGGGATCGGTGA
- a CDS encoding HAD family hydrolase — MQPFTAAIFDMDGTLLNNMPLYYAAFRIFIERHGLRPPPPFEAIRLIGMRQSDIFPALFGRTLTPEEIAHYSAEAGTIYREMLAGVTPLPGLLRFLDLLEQRQVRIALATSAPRDNVAPTLEALGIADRFAAITLGEEVPRGKPAPDIFLEAAQRIERPAECCVVFEDSFAGIAAARAAGMRCIALATTHSADDLRAADPDLIVADYDELLRMTPLLFPSL, encoded by the coding sequence ATGCAGCCTTTTACTGCCGCTATCTTCGACATGGATGGCACCCTGCTCAACAATATGCCGCTCTACTACGCAGCGTTTCGGATATTCATCGAGCGACACGGCCTGCGCCCGCCGCCGCCGTTCGAAGCCATCCGACTGATCGGCATGCGGCAGAGCGATATTTTTCCGGCGCTCTTTGGGCGCACATTGACGCCGGAAGAGATAGCGCACTACAGCGCCGAAGCCGGAACGATCTACCGTGAGATGCTGGCAGGCGTTACGCCACTGCCAGGGCTGCTGCGCTTCCTCGATCTGCTCGAGCAACGGCAGGTGCGCATCGCGCTGGCCACATCCGCTCCCAGAGACAATGTTGCTCCAACACTCGAGGCGCTGGGCATCGCCGACCGGTTTGCCGCCATCACGCTTGGCGAAGAAGTGCCGCGCGGCAAGCCCGCGCCCGACATCTTCCTCGAAGCGGCGCAGCGCATCGAGCGCCCAGCCGAATGCTGCGTGGTCTTTGAGGACTCGTTCGCCGGCATTGCCGCAGCGCGCGCCGCCGGGATGCGCTGCATTGCGCTGGCAACTACCCACTCCGCCGACGACCTGCGCGCTGCCGATCCCGACCTGATCGTCGCCGATTACGACGAATTGCTCCGCATGACTCCTCTGCTGTTTCCCTCGCTCTGA
- a CDS encoding class I SAM-dependent methyltransferase — protein sequence MSLQQYILPAYSIRWILHIAPEEALRRAFHRLPGVGYVSMDLYAADVLVRADVGRLPFDSGTFDLVYCSHVLEHIPDDRAAMQELWRVLRPGGIAIILTPLWDKPTFEDASITDPVERERLFGQFDHVRWYGFDIVDRLTDSGFAVQTMRAGDMADAKAIVRFGLDETDVLFVCTKSHR from the coding sequence ATGTCTCTGCAACAGTATATCCTGCCGGCGTACTCTATCCGATGGATACTCCACATTGCTCCTGAAGAGGCGTTGAGACGAGCGTTTCATCGTCTGCCGGGCGTTGGTTATGTTTCAATGGACCTGTATGCCGCCGATGTCCTGGTGCGCGCGGATGTCGGACGGTTGCCGTTTGACTCCGGCACATTCGACCTTGTGTATTGCAGCCATGTTCTTGAACATATTCCCGATGACCGCGCCGCGATGCAGGAATTGTGGCGCGTGCTTCGACCTGGCGGCATCGCCATCATTCTCACGCCATTGTGGGACAAACCAACATTCGAAGATGCGAGCATCACCGATCCTGTCGAACGGGAACGCCTGTTCGGACAGTTCGATCACGTGCGGTGGTATGGGTTCGACATCGTTGATCGCCTGACGGATTCGGGCTTTGCTGTTCAGACGATGCGCGCCGGTGACATGGCGGATGCTAAAGCGATCGTTCGCTTTGGTTTGGATGAGACCGATGTGTTATTCGTATGCACGAAATCGCACCGATAA
- the smc gene encoding chromosome segregation protein SMC gives MYLRRLEIQGFKTFAGHTLFEFQPGVTAVVGPNGSGKSNLVDAIRWALGEQHPGTLRCKRTEDLIFSGGGRRAPAGFAEVSLTIDNRDRLLPAPYSEVTITRRATRSGENEYFINRQRVRLRDVQEVAAPISGAYAIINQGLVDAALNLHPLERRRLFEDAAAISVYEQRRTDAERRLRETGANVARCADILTELEPRLRSLKRQAALARSHRDLTAELHTLLEQYYAHLWNIARTDCAAAERSVQALESTLAARQAEIAAASATLRHTRDHIHALRHRIGALHAESSALHTDAETVQRTLAVGQERLTALTRQIEDQEHALRDLDHQRTAQQADQEAAAAHLAGAEQRLAQIQQEYSAHESRRAERLANRALLRQTLDEAHHTLMEIRAALGVVQRQMVQIADQYEHLIRERAVAEESLAAAQETLAARRHESAQAEAQVAALERELADAALRAEQARGDVEHRRRQRAAAAETLEAARRRQMDLEARLETLRRLHHSYAGTFAGVRAAMQWAEAQRRTGFALVATLLRVPAELETAIEVALGSRLQNIVVDHWEDAEAAIEALKRSGEGRATFLPLDTIRARGSNGGRAYGTVDPDDGVLGVAANLIDVDERYRPIADMLLGRTLVVRSLAVARRELSRIGGGWTMVTLAGEQVSAAGAVTGGAAVKESGTLRRERELRELPERLEAATRAVEQAHAHYVVASEAYAAAEQMAREAERQQRQVQRNLDQERAAAAQAQRAVDRADAERLIRQRRIEQIDAEMTALLDRRRSVIAEHEDLTQREAAARAQVDQLQAQEAAQRAEDAADDEALAVLRARRADAEGEVRALRAVLHTGAQALARSNDQRRALEERIERLYHERETLTHELTHSAARHQALLEQIDALRARIDPAEAELTVLEQQREEHETRTQNLTGALIDAESAYNRATIDAQRARDRLETLRERAAGDGIDIEAAARSHPEPLPDGNPDTLHQRIIELKQRIARLGVINPLALEEYDEAAARYEFLSSQMHDLRAASATLNELIAELDTAIRTRFETTFRIVAAEFERSFTRLFGGGEARLVLINDNGGDDDDQNDARPPGIASLGVDIIARPPGKRQQHLALLSGGERALTAAALLFAILRANPTPFCVLDEVDAALDEANIGRFRDALTELSEKTQFIVVTHNRGTIEAADTIYGITMGDDGASRVLSLRLEEIDRP, from the coding sequence ATGTATCTGCGTCGTCTCGAAATCCAGGGGTTCAAAACATTCGCCGGGCATACGCTGTTCGAGTTTCAGCCCGGTGTGACGGCGGTGGTTGGTCCCAACGGCAGCGGGAAATCGAACCTCGTCGATGCCATCCGCTGGGCGCTCGGCGAGCAGCACCCCGGCACACTCCGCTGCAAACGCACCGAAGACCTGATCTTCAGCGGCGGCGGACGGCGCGCGCCCGCTGGCTTCGCTGAAGTCTCGCTGACCATCGATAATCGTGATCGCCTGTTGCCCGCGCCGTACAGCGAAGTGACCATTACCCGCCGCGCGACGCGCTCTGGCGAGAACGAGTATTTCATCAATCGCCAACGTGTCCGGCTGCGCGATGTACAGGAAGTCGCAGCGCCGATCAGCGGCGCGTATGCGATCATTAATCAGGGACTCGTCGATGCGGCGCTCAATCTGCACCCCCTGGAGCGCCGTCGTCTCTTCGAGGACGCAGCGGCGATCAGCGTCTATGAGCAACGCCGCACCGATGCGGAACGGCGCCTGCGCGAGACGGGCGCCAATGTCGCGCGCTGCGCCGATATTCTGACCGAACTCGAACCTCGCCTCCGTTCGCTGAAGCGCCAGGCGGCGCTTGCCCGCTCCCACCGCGACCTGACCGCCGAATTGCATACGTTGCTCGAGCAATATTATGCTCATTTGTGGAATATTGCACGGACGGATTGCGCTGCCGCCGAACGGTCGGTTCAGGCGCTGGAGTCCACGCTTGCAGCACGCCAGGCGGAGATCGCCGCTGCCTCCGCTACGCTCCGGCACACCCGCGATCATATTCATGCTCTTCGCCACCGCATCGGCGCGCTGCACGCCGAAAGCAGCGCCCTCCACACTGATGCTGAGACAGTGCAACGGACGCTGGCGGTCGGTCAGGAGCGTCTCACCGCGCTGACACGCCAGATCGAGGATCAGGAACACGCATTGCGCGACCTCGACCATCAGCGCACTGCACAACAGGCGGATCAGGAAGCCGCTGCCGCACACCTTGCCGGCGCCGAACAACGTCTGGCACAGATCCAGCAGGAGTACAGCGCCCATGAGTCGCGTCGCGCCGAACGGCTCGCCAATCGCGCTCTGTTGCGCCAGACGCTCGATGAAGCGCACCACACGCTGATGGAGATCCGCGCAGCGCTTGGAGTGGTGCAACGTCAGATGGTGCAGATTGCCGATCAATACGAACACCTGATCCGTGAACGCGCCGTCGCCGAAGAGTCCCTGGCTGCCGCTCAGGAGACGCTGGCCGCTCGCCGCCACGAAAGCGCGCAGGCTGAGGCGCAGGTCGCGGCGCTGGAGCGCGAGCTGGCTGATGCCGCTCTCCGCGCCGAACAGGCACGCGGTGATGTCGAACACCGTCGCCGCCAGCGCGCCGCCGCCGCCGAGACGCTCGAAGCAGCGCGGCGGCGGCAGATGGACCTGGAAGCGCGTCTGGAAACGCTGCGACGGCTCCATCACAGTTACGCCGGAACGTTCGCCGGCGTGCGTGCAGCGATGCAGTGGGCGGAAGCGCAGCGGCGCACTGGCTTTGCGCTCGTCGCAACCCTGCTGCGCGTTCCGGCGGAACTTGAGACCGCAATCGAAGTGGCGCTTGGTTCGCGCCTTCAGAACATCGTCGTCGATCATTGGGAAGATGCCGAGGCAGCCATCGAAGCCCTCAAACGGAGCGGCGAAGGGCGCGCAACATTCCTCCCGCTCGATACCATCCGTGCGCGTGGCAGCAATGGCGGACGGGCATATGGGACGGTAGACCCGGACGACGGCGTGCTCGGCGTCGCCGCCAACCTGATCGACGTGGATGAGCGTTACCGTCCGATCGCCGATATGCTCCTCGGTCGTACCCTGGTGGTTCGCTCGCTGGCGGTTGCCCGGCGTGAACTCTCGCGTATCGGCGGCGGGTGGACGATGGTCACCCTGGCAGGAGAGCAGGTCAGCGCCGCTGGCGCCGTCACCGGCGGCGCAGCGGTGAAGGAGAGCGGAACACTGCGGCGCGAACGCGAACTCCGCGAACTTCCCGAACGCCTGGAAGCGGCGACGCGCGCCGTCGAACAGGCGCACGCGCACTACGTGGTCGCCAGCGAAGCATATGCCGCCGCTGAACAGATGGCGCGCGAGGCGGAACGTCAGCAGCGCCAGGTGCAGCGCAACCTCGACCAGGAACGCGCCGCTGCTGCACAGGCGCAGCGCGCTGTTGACCGTGCCGATGCGGAACGCCTCATCCGGCAACGGCGCATTGAGCAGATCGACGCAGAAATGACCGCACTGCTCGATCGCCGCAGATCGGTTATCGCCGAACATGAAGACTTAACGCAGCGTGAAGCCGCGGCGCGCGCGCAGGTCGATCAGTTGCAGGCGCAGGAAGCAGCACAACGCGCCGAAGACGCCGCCGACGACGAGGCGCTGGCAGTCCTGCGCGCGCGCCGCGCCGATGCCGAGGGCGAGGTGCGCGCCCTGCGCGCCGTTTTGCACACCGGCGCACAGGCGCTGGCGCGCAGCAACGATCAGCGTCGGGCGCTGGAAGAACGTATCGAGCGCCTGTATCATGAACGTGAAACACTGACGCATGAACTGACTCACAGCGCTGCCCGCCATCAGGCGCTTCTGGAACAGATCGACGCGCTCCGCGCCCGCATCGATCCCGCCGAAGCGGAGTTGACCGTTCTGGAACAGCAGCGTGAGGAGCACGAGACGCGCACCCAGAACCTGACCGGCGCCCTGATCGACGCAGAGTCGGCATATAACCGGGCGACCATCGACGCGCAGCGCGCGCGGGATCGCCTGGAAACCCTGCGGGAGCGCGCCGCCGGCGACGGCATCGACATTGAAGCCGCTGCGCGCTCCCATCCCGAACCGCTGCCGGACGGCAACCCGGACACGCTGCATCAGCGCATCATCGAACTGAAACAGCGCATTGCACGGCTGGGAGTCATCAACCCGCTGGCGCTCGAAGAGTACGACGAAGCCGCTGCGCGCTACGAGTTCCTGAGCAGTCAGATGCACGACCTGCGCGCTGCTTCGGCAACGCTCAACGAGTTGATTGCCGAACTGGACACCGCCATCCGCACTCGCTTCGAAACGACGTTCCGCATTGTCGCTGCCGAGTTCGAGCGCAGTTTCACCCGACTATTCGGCGGTGGCGAGGCGCGCCTGGTGTTGATCAACGACAATGGCGGCGACGACGATGATCAGAATGACGCCAGACCGCCAGGCATCGCATCGCTTGGCGTTGATATCATCGCTCGCCCACCGGGGAAACGGCAACAACACCTGGCGCTGCTGTCGGGCGGAGAACGGGCATTGACCGCTGCCGCGCTGCTCTTCGCCATTCTCAGGGCGAACCCAACGCCGTTCTGCGTCCTCGATGAGGTCGATGCCGCGCTCGATGAGGCAAATATCGGGCGCTTCCGCGATGCGCTCACCGAACTGAGTGAAAAGACGCAGTTCATCGTCGTCACGCACAATCGCGGCACCATTGAGGCGGCTGACACGATCTACGGCATTACTATGGGCGACGATGGCGCATCCCGCGTGCTCTCGCTCCGGCTCGAGGAGATCGACCGTCCGTAG
- the rny gene encoding ribonuclease Y yields the protein MFEPVATARQRAVACCTFTTEQEDVVQWLVWALPALVIGLAIGAGIGILIYKNSVQSQIRQIEAEARLQLEATRSEQKDLILRATDEALRLRTEAEAQIREARAALAKQEERLQRKEENLDRKIEGLERRERQLQQRERQMEQLHQEAEHLRQQQRAELERISALSQEEARAIILKRVEDETRDEAARRIREIEKTMHEEADKLARKVISMAIQRCASDYVAEVTVSTVALPSEELKGRIIGREGRNIRAFEQLTGVDIIVDDTPEAVTLSCHDPVRREVARLALIKLLKDGRIHPTRIEEVVHKTQQEVDQVMREEGERVAYEANVQGLHPDLIKLLGRLKYRTSYGQNVLQHSLECALLAAHIAAEIGANINVAKTAALLHDIGKAVDHEVQGPHALIGAEIARRLGKSPAIVHAIAAHHNDEEPQTVEAWLVQAVDAISGGRPGARRETLDLYIKRLEALETVATSFSGVQRAFAVQAGREVRVMVQPDAIDDLGSIHLARDVAKKIEESLQYPGQIKVTVIRETRAVDYAR from the coding sequence ATGTTTGAGCCCGTAGCCACAGCCCGGCAGAGGGCTGTAGCATGCTGCACCTTTACAACTGAGCAGGAGGACGTTGTGCAATGGCTCGTATGGGCCTTGCCTGCGCTGGTCATCGGACTTGCAATCGGCGCAGGCATCGGCATTCTTATCTACAAAAACAGTGTTCAGAGCCAGATACGGCAGATCGAGGCGGAAGCCCGATTGCAACTGGAGGCGACGCGATCTGAGCAGAAAGATCTCATTCTGCGCGCAACTGATGAGGCGCTCCGGCTCCGCACCGAAGCCGAGGCGCAGATCCGCGAAGCGCGCGCGGCGCTGGCAAAGCAGGAAGAACGGTTGCAACGAAAGGAGGAGAACCTCGACCGCAAAATCGAGGGGCTTGAGCGACGCGAACGGCAGCTTCAGCAACGTGAGCGTCAGATGGAGCAACTCCACCAGGAAGCCGAACATCTGCGGCAGCAACAGCGCGCGGAGCTTGAGCGCATTTCCGCATTGAGCCAGGAAGAAGCCCGCGCCATCATTCTGAAGCGCGTTGAAGACGAGACGCGCGACGAAGCGGCGCGTCGCATTCGTGAAATTGAAAAGACGATGCACGAAGAGGCGGACAAACTGGCGCGGAAAGTGATCAGCATGGCCATTCAGCGGTGCGCTTCGGACTATGTAGCCGAAGTGACCGTTTCGACCGTGGCGCTCCCGAGCGAGGAGTTGAAGGGGCGCATCATCGGGCGCGAAGGGCGAAACATTCGCGCATTCGAGCAATTAACCGGGGTTGATATTATTGTCGATGATACCCCGGAAGCGGTCACGCTGTCGTGCCACGATCCAGTGCGGCGGGAAGTGGCGCGCCTGGCGCTGATCAAGTTACTCAAGGATGGGCGCATCCATCCGACGCGCATTGAAGAGGTCGTCCATAAAACGCAGCAGGAAGTCGATCAGGTTATGCGCGAAGAGGGCGAGCGAGTCGCCTACGAAGCGAATGTCCAGGGTCTGCACCCTGATCTGATCAAACTGCTGGGGCGCCTGAAATATCGGACGAGTTACGGGCAGAACGTACTCCAGCACTCGCTGGAGTGCGCGCTGCTTGCGGCGCATATTGCTGCTGAGATCGGTGCAAACATCAATGTGGCGAAAACTGCTGCGTTGCTGCACGACATCGGGAAGGCAGTCGACCATGAGGTGCAGGGACCGCACGCATTGATCGGAGCTGAGATTGCGCGTCGCCTTGGGAAATCACCGGCAATCGTTCACGCGATTGCCGCTCATCATAACGATGAAGAACCGCAAACCGTCGAAGCCTGGCTGGTTCAGGCTGTTGACGCCATCTCCGGCGGGCGCCCCGGAGCGCGCCGCGAGACGCTCGACCTCTACATCAAGCGCCTCGAAGCGCTTGAAACAGTGGCGACGTCCTTTTCTGGCGTTCAACGCGCCTTTGCTGTTCAAGCCGGACGCGAAGTGCGGGTGATGGTGCAACCCGACGCTATCGATGATCTTGGCAGTATTCATCTTGCCCGTGATGTTGCCAAAAAGATCGAAGAGAGTTTGCAGTATCCGGGACAGATCAAGGTGACGGTCATCCGCGAGACGCGCGCAGTGGACTATGCGCGCTGA
- a CDS encoding stage V sporulation protein S has product MASNLSHSTPATRAVGAHSADVVERQSAEVLKVSTRSRPSAVAGAIAGVIRDSGVAEVQSIGAGATNQTIKAVAIARSYLSEEGIDIVCTPSFIDVAIDDEERTAIRLLVERR; this is encoded by the coding sequence ATGGCAAGCAATCTTTCGCACTCCACACCCGCCACTCGCGCTGTCGGCGCACATAGCGCCGATGTGGTCGAGCGACAAAGCGCTGAGGTCTTGAAGGTTTCGACACGCTCGCGTCCAAGCGCCGTCGCCGGCGCGATTGCCGGTGTTATTCGCGATAGTGGCGTGGCGGAGGTGCAGTCGATTGGGGCAGGTGCGACCAATCAGACGATCAAAGCGGTGGCGATTGCGCGTAGTTATCTCAGTGAAGAAGGTATTGACATTGTTTGCACTCCTTCGTTCATTGACGTCGCCATCGATGATGAAGAGCGCACAGCGATCCGCCTGCTGGTTGAACGACGATAG
- a CDS encoding 2-dehydropantoate 2-reductase: protein MRIAIVGAGGVGGYFGGRLAQAGADVTFIARGDNLAVLRERGLQIESIVGDAWITPVQATDDPSTVGPVDMVLVATKTRQLGEAIEQIRPLIGPETGVVPLLNGVEASDQLAQALGESHALNGICYIFVARIAPGAVRHSGINPLIIFGERDNRRTARVEALRDWLERAGVRATIPADIDGEVWRKFVFGATTSGLGAVTRAPMGLLRELPETRPLFIQGMREIVAVAQARGIALDESAVAAALAQLDALPYETTASMQRDIMAGRPSELEAQNGAVVRLGAAVGVPTPLHAFIYHALLPQERLARRGASS from the coding sequence ATGCGCATTGCAATCGTTGGTGCTGGCGGAGTCGGCGGATATTTCGGCGGGCGGTTGGCGCAGGCCGGCGCCGATGTGACCTTCATCGCGCGTGGCGACAACCTGGCGGTGCTGCGCGAACGTGGTCTCCAGATCGAAAGCATTGTCGGCGATGCCTGGATCACCCCGGTGCAGGCAACCGATGACCCTTCAACCGTGGGACCGGTCGATATGGTGCTGGTGGCAACCAAAACCCGGCAACTCGGCGAAGCAATTGAGCAGATACGTCCGCTCATCGGACCAGAAACCGGCGTTGTCCCATTACTCAACGGCGTCGAAGCCTCAGACCAACTGGCGCAGGCGTTGGGAGAGTCGCACGCCCTGAACGGCATCTGCTACATTTTCGTCGCACGCATCGCACCGGGGGCAGTGCGGCACTCCGGGATCAACCCGCTCATCATCTTCGGCGAACGCGACAATCGCCGCACCGCGCGTGTCGAAGCGCTGCGCGACTGGCTGGAGCGCGCCGGGGTGCGCGCGACAATCCCGGCTGACATCGACGGAGAAGTCTGGCGCAAATTTGTGTTTGGGGCGACCACCAGCGGATTGGGAGCGGTCACAAGAGCGCCAATGGGATTATTGCGCGAACTTCCAGAAACGCGCCCGCTCTTCATCCAGGGCATGCGTGAAATCGTCGCGGTTGCGCAGGCGCGCGGCATCGCCCTGGACGAGAGCGCTGTCGCTGCTGCGCTGGCACAACTCGACGCCCTGCCCTACGAGACGACCGCGTCTATGCAACGCGACATCATGGCGGGACGTCCATCAGAACTCGAGGCGCAGAACGGCGCCGTTGTACGTCTGGGAGCAGCGGTTGGCGTGCCAACGCCGTTGCATGCCTTTATCTACCACGCATTGCTACCACAAGAACGCCTGGCACGGCGTGGTGCGTCGTCGTAG
- a CDS encoding Mut7-C ubiquitin/RNAse domain-containing protein, whose protein sequence is METNTRNIHAMKPIMALQPDQALIRVYGDLNDFLPLHVRDTWFVRPCRGRETVKNLIETCGVPHPEIGALLIDGRPVDFDTLVQPGVAIEVFPIASAPETPIPLRPPLDDRRFVLDTHLGRLAAYLRMLGYDCLYRNDAHDAELARLAHEERRILLTRDLGLLKRSIVIHGAFVREVIPLRQIVEVMRRFNLTPAPTVFQRCMRCNSLTTPVSKAEIDHLLEPKTRQYFDTFRRCTACGKIYWQGSHYTRMQALLERALQEGERHVARSAKRERFEG, encoded by the coding sequence GTGGAAACGAACACACGCAACATCCACGCCATGAAACCGATTATGGCGCTGCAACCGGATCAGGCGCTGATCCGCGTGTATGGCGATCTGAACGACTTTCTGCCGCTCCACGTGCGCGACACATGGTTTGTGCGTCCGTGTCGTGGGCGCGAAACGGTCAAGAACCTGATCGAAACCTGTGGCGTGCCACATCCTGAGATCGGCGCATTACTCATCGACGGTCGTCCGGTCGATTTCGATACATTGGTGCAACCCGGCGTCGCAATCGAAGTCTTCCCGATAGCGTCGGCGCCGGAGACCCCCATCCCCCTGCGCCCGCCGCTGGACGATAGACGCTTCGTGCTCGATACCCACCTGGGGCGACTGGCCGCCTACCTGCGTATGCTCGGCTACGACTGTCTCTACCGGAACGATGCGCACGACGCGGAACTGGCGCGATTGGCACACGAAGAACGGCGCATTTTGCTGACCCGCGACCTGGGATTGCTCAAACGCAGCATCGTGATACATGGCGCATTCGTGCGCGAAGTTATCCCGTTGCGCCAGATTGTTGAAGTGATGCGCCGTTTCAACCTGACGCCAGCGCCGACAGTTTTTCAGCGCTGCATGCGGTGCAACAGCCTGACGACGCCGGTCAGCAAAGCGGAAATCGATCATCTGCTCGAACCAAAGACCCGTCAGTATTTCGACACATTCCGCCGCTGCACGGCGTGCGGCAAGATCTACTGGCAGGGATCGCACTACACCCGAATGCAGGCGCTTCTGGAACGTGCATTGCAGGAGGGCGAACGGCACGTGGCAAGAAGCGCGAAACGAGAAAGGTTTGAAGGTTGA
- a CDS encoding prolipoprotein diacylglyceryl transferase, whose translation MPKRHSMHPIIELGPLNLGSGALLLVIAIFVGHARFERVARQRGGEALEQRAGRCAPFALAGAAIGARLWYGLFNWDMYSQSPGLFLALRLGDLAWPGALIGGTLAGYAYLRLRHIDDATAPLADAAVLALPLAQAIASLGLLLNGDALGAPTDLPWAVPLFGTLRHPVALYYLLAALATWGVLTWVARRSPQPGTLAMTYLAVQGSALLLLEALRVDSLVTAGGVRIAQVVGLAMILMALWWKRTHATSTP comes from the coding sequence TTGCCGAAACGCCATAGCATGCATCCGATCATCGAACTCGGTCCGCTGAATCTTGGCAGCGGTGCGTTGCTCCTGGTGATCGCCATCTTCGTCGGGCACGCACGATTCGAACGAGTGGCGCGTCAGCGCGGCGGCGAGGCGCTTGAGCAGCGCGCCGGTCGTTGCGCGCCGTTCGCCCTGGCAGGCGCCGCAATTGGTGCGCGATTGTGGTATGGTTTGTTCAACTGGGATATGTACAGCCAATCACCGGGGCTATTTCTGGCGCTTCGCCTGGGAGACCTGGCATGGCCCGGCGCACTGATCGGCGGCACGCTCGCCGGGTATGCGTATCTGCGGTTGCGACACATAGACGATGCCACTGCACCACTGGCAGATGCCGCTGTGCTGGCGCTTCCCCTGGCGCAGGCGATTGCATCGCTGGGATTGTTGCTCAACGGCGACGCCCTCGGCGCACCCACAGACCTGCCGTGGGCTGTGCCGCTGTTCGGCACGCTGCGGCATCCGGTTGCGCTCTACTATCTTCTGGCAGCGCTGGCGACCTGGGGAGTGCTGACATGGGTCGCTCGTCGCTCCCCGCAACCGGGAACATTGGCAATGACCTATCTGGCAGTGCAGGGCAGTGCGTTGCTCCTGCTGGAAGCACTGCGCGTCGACTCGCTGGTCACTGCTGGCGGCGTGCGTATCGCGCAGGTCGTTGGTCTGGCAATGATTCTCATGGCACTCTGGTGGAAACGAACACACGCAACATCCACGCCATGA
- a CDS encoding peroxiredoxin family protein: MPFSRNLWDLFLVATLLIGSVFIWTTRMTSGIAAPSLTPAPGAMQPAPRIGHPAPEFTLTAIDGTEITLSDLRGQVVLINLWASWCPPCRAEMPAIQHAYERFRDQGFIVLAVNQQEDVATVVQYMHDQQLTFPALLDSDARVGAAYQVRMLPSSFFVDRRGMIRAVYRGPMSRGMIEGTIEQLIAETP; this comes from the coding sequence ATGCCATTCTCTCGAAACCTCTGGGATCTGTTTCTAGTCGCAACGTTGTTGATCGGCAGCGTCTTCATTTGGACGACGCGCATGACCTCCGGCATTGCAGCGCCGTCTCTCACCCCCGCACCGGGGGCTATGCAACCTGCTCCACGCATCGGGCATCCGGCGCCTGAATTTACGCTGACCGCCATCGACGGCACGGAGATTACGCTCAGCGATCTGCGCGGACAGGTTGTGCTGATCAATCTCTGGGCGTCATGGTGCCCGCCGTGTCGCGCCGAAATGCCGGCAATTCAGCATGCATATGAGCGCTTCCGCGATCAAGGCTTCATAGTGCTGGCAGTCAATCAACAGGAAGACGTTGCCACTGTTGTACAGTATATGCATGATCAGCAGTTGACGTTTCCAGCGTTGCTCGACAGCGATGCCCGCGTTGGCGCCGCCTATCAGGTGCGGATGCTCCCCTCCAGTTTCTTCGTTGATCGGCGAGGAATGATCCGCGCCGTCTACCGCGGACCAATGTCGCGTGGTATGATTGAAGGAACAATCGAACAACTGATTGCCGAAACGCCATAG